The DNA sequence ATTGAGTAAAGCTGCAAGGGGTGTAAACCTACAGCCAAGGCCTGCTGATGCCTCGCGCCTGAATCGGGGCGATTAATACTCGCCCATTTACCGCCGCTTTCACTATCCATTGTCCAAACATTGGGGGGGGTGTACTGCTCTACCATGCTGCTTCCTTAGGTTTTATTCATCTAGTTAATATAGATATCAGGCCATTTATACGGATTAAAACCTTTCAAGGTTTATATTTTTATCGCCATATTCGCTCGCCCTCAGTCAGCATAGGCTAAAAGTGCAACTGTTACGCTGATATGGGGAGAAAACGCTTTGATGTAGCTCACATAAATAAAGAAAGCGCTTTCTTTTTGGTTTTTCTTGGGTTTGGTTTTTAATGTCGCTAAGTGGCTTAGTGCAAAGTAAAGTTTCGTTGGTTATTCTCATTGCTATTCTATTTATCGGAAAGGGGTTATAAAGCGATAAAATATAAGCTGTTGATTTTAATTGATTAATTATATTGTAAATGTTGTTGTTAATACTCAGTTTGTGGTTTGTACTAAAATAAGGTGTTTTTTAATTTAGCGTAATATGCTGATTTTTGGTTTTTTTGGCTTGTATTTCATTGTTTTTCTCAGAGCTTATTTGGTAAGCGCTTTCATGGTAATCTGGGCTTAAGAAAAATTTGTTGGAGACTTAACCTTATGAAAGCAACGCATTATAGAACTCTTGAGAGAACCGGTGAGCGCTGGGCCGTGAAAAAAGATGTTGAATTTAAACCCTCTTATCCCACTAAGCAGCCAATGATTGTGGTTAATTCAACAGAAAAATTTCAAACTCATATCGGTTTTGGCGGTGCTTTTACTGAGGCCGCAGCATCTACTTTTTACCAAATGCCGAAACAGTTACAAGATGAATTTATTGAGGCCTACTTTGATAAGCGGCAAGGTTTGGGTTATGTGCTGGGGCGAGTGGCGATTCATTCGTGTGATTTTGCGCTAGGAAATTATACCTATGTAGATGAAGGAGACAGTGAGTTAAAGACCTTTGATTTATCTCATGAAGAAAAATGGGTTATTCCAATGGTTAAACTGGCGGCTGAGAAAGCGGGTCAAAGCATTACTATGCTGGCGTCTCCTTGGAGCCCTCCTGCATTTATGAAGTCGAATGGCGAAATGAATTACGGCGGTAAATTATTGGCCGAGTATCAACAGTCTTGGGCGAACTACTACGTAAAATTTATTGAGCAAATGGAACTGCGCGGTGTGCCTATTTGGGGGGTGAGTATTCAAAATGAGCCTGAAGCCGATCAAATTTGGGACTCGTGTCATTACACCGCAGAAGATGAACGAGATTTTATAAAAAACCACTTAGGCCCTACTTTGCATAAGGCCGGTTACCAAGATAAAGCCGTTTTAATTTGGGACCATAACCGCGACGTGATGGTTGAGCGCGCTTCCACGGTGTTAGCTGATCCTGAAGCGGCTAAATATGTTTGGGGCGTCGGCAACCATTGGTATGTAAGTGAAGATTTTGAACAACTTGCCATGGTTCATCACCTGTACCCTAGCAAACATATTATTTTCACCGAAGGTTGTGTTGAATTAACTGAAACCTCAGTGGATGCCGATGAAAAAAGTGGTTACTTAGGTGCTTGGGGTAATGGTGAGCGCTACGGTCGCAATATTATTGGTGATTTTAATCATTATTCAGAAGGATGGATTGATTGGAATTTATTGCTTAACGAGCAAGGGGGGCCAAATCATGTGGCTAACTACTGTGAAGCGCCGTTAATGTACAACCGCCAAACTAAAGAGCTTATCTACAATAACTCTTATTACTATATTGGCCATTTCTCTCGTTATATTGAAGTGGGCGCAAAACGGGTGATGAGTATGAATAACAGTGAGCAAGTGCATGCGGTTAGCTTTGAAAATCCAAACGGTGATTTAGTGGTGGTGGTACAAAACGAAGGTGCTATTCATAAAATCACCTTAGTGATAGACGGACAGGGCGTAGACCTTTCTTTGGCTAATAACTCGATGAATACCTTTGTGGTAAAGCGCTAAGTAAAGTTTTAGCGATCCCTTTTAAACTATTAAGCTCAGAGCCGATGCCATTTTACATCGGCTTTTTTATTCGCTGCTGGCCTATCACTAGCTTAACGCTGGCTTTGGGTAATGCGCTTATGTCTTCTGTTTCTCCCATCTTTGAGTTTACTCTCTTGAACACTATTGTTGCTCCACTTTGGGGGGATGCAAGGTATTGCTGTTGGCGCCAGCTAGGCGTATCGTGATCGCATTCATGATTAGAAGGAGCCTTCATGTTTGAAGCTATTGATAAAGCTAAAGATGATCCTATTTTGTCTTTAGGTATTGCCTACCAGCAAGATACTCGAGCCAATAAGCTCGATTTGGGTATTGGTGTGTATCGCAATGAGCAAGGCAATACTCCGGTGATGAAGGCGGTGTCGGTGGCGGCTCAGCGTTTGCTTTGCGCCCAAACTACTCAAGCTTATCTTGGTTTGGCGGGTAATACAGATTATAACCAAGCAATGCTGGATTTGCTGTTAATGGACAGTCCTGCTCACGGCCGTTGTATTGGTATTCAAACACCTGGCGCTAGTGGCGCTTTGCGTTTGCTCGCCGATCTCATTGCTAGCGCTAAGCCTAATGCCAAGGTGTGGTTATCGACGCCTAGCTATGTAAATCATCAACCTATCATGCAAGCCGCTGGTTTAGAGGTGGCGTTTTATCCATATTTTGATCCCCTTACCAAGCAAGTTGATGAAGCGGCGATGTTAGCGCAAATAAGCAAACTGGGTCCTGACGACGTGCTGCTACTGCATGGCTGTTGTCATAATCCTACTGGTGCTGATATGTCTATTGAGGCTTGGCAGCAAATTGCTCAGTTAGCTTTGAACAATGGCTTCTTACCTTTTGTAGATTTGGCTTACCAAGGCTTTGGTGAAGGCATAGACCAAGATATTGGTGGTTTACGTTTGCTGGCAGACAACTTGCCTGAGTTACTGATTACTTGCTCTAACTCGAAAAGTTTTGGTTTGTATCGAGAGCGCACCGGGATTGCCATCGTGATAGGGCAAACCCTGCAGCATGCTAGCAATGCGCGCGGCAAGCTATTTGAGTTGGCAAGGCGAAGTTACACCATGCCGCCCAATTGGGGGGCGGCGATAGTGGCTGAAATTTTAAATGACCCCTTGCTAAAACAGCAATGGCAGGACGAGTTAAATGCCATGAGTTTGAGAATGCGTGGCCTTCGTCAAGCTTTGGCTGAAGAGTTTCGCTTACAGTCGAACAGTGACCGTTTTGACTATTTAACCGCTCACCAAGGGATGTTTTCTTTAACCGGTTTTAGCCTTGCGCAAACTGAGCAACTGCGCGAACAGTACGGCATTTACATTGTGGGAGGAGGGCGCATTAATATTGCTGGCTTAGCAAAGCATGCTATTCCACAATTGGTAAACGCCTGTTTAGCCGTGGGTGCCTAGCGCCTTAGGCCTTATAAATAAGGAGGTTGTGGCCTCCTAGTGAGTTTATGAGGTTGATAGTCAGCGTGCTTAAACTAATTCTACGTCGGTAATTTTACTGCGATTGAGGGTGATTTTGTAGCGTCGATAAACAGGGGCTTCGCCATTATCTTCTATCGCAAGTATCAAATTTATTTGATAACGGCGCTCTATGGATTCTCGTGATACCCGGCCTTTCTCTTCTTTAAACACTACCCCTCGACCGCCTTCTAAATAACGGGCAAAGGGGCGCAGATTTAAGTAAACTGATTCGTGAATGGCGCTATAACCGGCGCGAAAGTTTCGCCCGAAAACTCGGCTTTCTACGCGATAGTGCAGTAATTCAGCTGATTGGCGATTACGTTGATGACGGTGCGCTAAAATATCAGCAACGGATTCCGGTAAATGTTTGGTTTTGATGTAGTCGAGCCAAATCTTTTGCTTGGCAATCAGTGTTTGATTGGCGCTGTCATATAAATCTTTCGACCATTTAGGTTTGCCTTTACTGATGAACCGCCACATGGCGTTCTTTAAATCTTCTTTAAATACTTCTCGCACCCCGTAAATAGCCGCTAACACCAGTACCATCAGGGCCGTTAAACCGCTTAAGGCACCTTGGGTTTTAATAATTAGGCTTAATACCACGATCATGATTAAAGCGGTGGCTAAACCAGTCACCAAGCGACGAGTGTTGTTGCCCAGTGAATAGGTTTTTTCGCGAAATACTACGCCATATTCAATTAAGCGACGCATTAAGCGCATTTTATTGGCAATACGGTTAGGGTCTGCCACGGTGGCTGCAGAGTTATAACCGCGCGTTTCTCGGTAGTTGGTTTCGCTTCTGGCGTACTCTAGTATGCTGTTTCGCTGCTCTAATAGTTCACTAGAACGTGGCCGCTTCGCCATCATTCGCATTAATAACTGCTCGGTATGCCAAGATAAATAATTGTCAGCATTTTCAAAATGAGCAAGCTGGGCACTGCCAGTTGGTATATTGCGGCGGAGCTTCTTTAACAAGCTGGCGCTTTGTTCGACTAAGCCTGCAGCCAGTAGGTAAAACTGTTCGGGATCTTTCTCTTTGAGGGTGAGGTTTACATCAACCTCTAATGCAACAACATACTGATAAGCAAATAAATTGAGATTTACGCGGTACTCTTCCAGCGCGAGGTTGTTCATGCTGGCAAAACGGCTTTGCAGTAAAGGAAGGTGTAAACCCGCGCTGAAGTAGCTGTGTTTACCGGTGATGCCGCTGTTAAAATAGGTGTTTTCTTTAAGCGTTTTAGGGCCTATGCCCATCTCTTTAGGCAGAGAAAAATACACATCGATACGCCGTTGAGTATGCATTTCCATTTGGTGGTGGAGTTTAACCACCATTTTATCTTCTTGCTTTAATTGAATCGTCGGCACTTGCGCTCTCTTAGCAAACTCCCATCGCGCTTGTTGCTCAATAAAAGTAATACAGCTTAGATCAATAACTTACTAATATTCATTATAATACAGCCAGTTAAATAAGCGTTTGTTTTGTTGAATAGAAATGTGGCTACCTTCAGCACTTCATTCAGACGTATAAATTGGACTCGGCCACACACAAGCCGCTGCTGACATCGGGTTGATGATGTTTTTCCATAAAATCAACTGGTTAGCTTGATGGTGGTGTTTTGAATTAGCGATGTTTACAGAAGCGTTGCACGGATTAGTAATCAGAGGTCTTAAGCGATACGCCTTAGTTTTAGTCTCTTCAGTATTTTCCAACTAAATAATAAATACATCATTAAGTGTTTATCTTATTGTTTTTAATGTGTTTTAATTCTCCGGCAAGTTTAATTATAAAAATTCACTAATGGATTAACTATACAGCTAAGGAAAGAGATGAATAGATTTAGTTTT is a window from the Agarivorans sp. TSD2052 genome containing:
- a CDS encoding glycoside hydrolase family 30 protein; translated protein: MKATHYRTLERTGERWAVKKDVEFKPSYPTKQPMIVVNSTEKFQTHIGFGGAFTEAAASTFYQMPKQLQDEFIEAYFDKRQGLGYVLGRVAIHSCDFALGNYTYVDEGDSELKTFDLSHEEKWVIPMVKLAAEKAGQSITMLASPWSPPAFMKSNGEMNYGGKLLAEYQQSWANYYVKFIEQMELRGVPIWGVSIQNEPEADQIWDSCHYTAEDERDFIKNHLGPTLHKAGYQDKAVLIWDHNRDVMVERASTVLADPEAAKYVWGVGNHWYVSEDFEQLAMVHHLYPSKHIIFTEGCVELTETSVDADEKSGYLGAWGNGERYGRNIIGDFNHYSEGWIDWNLLLNEQGGPNHVANYCEAPLMYNRQTKELIYNNSYYYIGHFSRYIEVGAKRVMSMNNSEQVHAVSFENPNGDLVVVVQNEGAIHKITLVIDGQGVDLSLANNSMNTFVVKR
- a CDS encoding amino acid aminotransferase, with protein sequence MFEAIDKAKDDPILSLGIAYQQDTRANKLDLGIGVYRNEQGNTPVMKAVSVAAQRLLCAQTTQAYLGLAGNTDYNQAMLDLLLMDSPAHGRCIGIQTPGASGALRLLADLIASAKPNAKVWLSTPSYVNHQPIMQAAGLEVAFYPYFDPLTKQVDEAAMLAQISKLGPDDVLLLHGCCHNPTGADMSIEAWQQIAQLALNNGFLPFVDLAYQGFGEGIDQDIGGLRLLADNLPELLITCSNSKSFGLYRERTGIAIVIGQTLQHASNARGKLFELARRSYTMPPNWGAAIVAEILNDPLLKQQWQDELNAMSLRMRGLRQALAEEFRLQSNSDRFDYLTAHQGMFSLTGFSLAQTEQLREQYGIYIVGGGRINIAGLAKHAIPQLVNACLAVGA